GCAAATATCAACTATagcatttttattcaaagaaTTATTATAGAAACTGCTGAAGTCCAGTGATTTTGAACATGGATGCTTCCGAATGTTCAATTATGATCCTATAGACATTTTGAACGTGTTTGAGCAGAATTATTCAGGAGGATCGTCTGGTTCGATTACATACAGGAATGAGGAGTCGGAGTTCAGAATTCAATTTGATACAATGAACTTTGAAACTATTAGAATTTCTTGAATATATctattcgaaaacttttttctcaatttaagcATGGTTCCATAATAAATTTGTTGGGCGGTTATGAAATTTGTTGTCGTAAAATTGATTTAAGATGGTTGTGGAAGAGTATTAGTCACGTACATCAAAATTGATAAGACCCTGCTGGTCTCATAAAAAGGCCTGTAACCCTCTtttcattcagtttttttttcaatcaacaaCTAACGATGAGCAGCGAAGAGCAAGATGTCAAAATTGTTACTTCTGATGATGTAGAGTTCATTGTAGGTTTTATTGACTTACTATTAGTACagagatttaattttttgcgtCAGGTTTCTCCGAAAATTGCCAATCAATCCAAGCTTCTCGCTGATTTTGTTGTATTGAATCAGCGCGAACCAattccattgaaaaatgtcacctctgagattttcaagaaagttaTCGAATGGTGTGAGTATCATGCTGAAGATATCCCCAAACCGCCAGACAATGTGGAAGAAAAGCGAACGGACGATATTGGTGAATGGGATGTCGAGTTTCTTAAAGTTGACAAAGGTACTTTGTTCGAATTGGTGCTGGTAAGTAGTCAACTTTCaaggggttattcaagtaatgttgcaaaatttatGTGAATACAGTTGTTACataatttatacatttttttaaaattttcccagCCTatttgaataaccccataaaatGCATTTCTGTAATCGTCACCTTCTTTCAGGCAGCCACTTATTTGGATATCAAAGGTCTTTTTAATGTTACTTGTAAAAGTATTGCCAACTCTATTAAAGGAAAATCTCCTGAAGAAATTCGTGCCGTTTTCAACTTGGGTAACGAAACTAATATGGAATAACTTCAAGACCAAATTTGCCCCGTCAATGTTAAAAgtagcatttttttaaatgttttcctctgttatcttttttctaacgaacagtttttcgaaatctgCCTATTATAAAACAATCgtgtattgaaaaaaaatgaatcgttaaaaatgaaaaattgaagaaagtgAGGTAGAATTAACAATACTGTGAAGACACTCAATATTGCTATGAAACAAAATGATAAAACTGAACATCAGTTGAATAGGGAGTTAAAATAGGAAATAAAATAGTTACTCAATTTCCTGCTTGACGTGCTTCTCTGGAATCATCTTGCTCTCGACGGCTGGCCCTTCTGCtttgacctgaaaaattattgatttaaattttatttttatccaCGGATTACTCTACTGCTTACCTTCTGTGATTTCTTGATGCGTTGGAGTGTGTCAGCAAGAGTATTAGCACTTTCGATGATTTTGACCCAAGTGTCGACTTCAGTGATCTGCTGATAAGTGAAGAACTTGCTCTGTAGAATAGTGTCGACTGCGTTGTCAAAGAGCACCTTGCGCTCGGCTTCTTCTTCAGTTGGTGGAGGCGATCCGGAGGCATCACGGGAAGAGATGGATGTGGAGACGGAAGATGACGGCGACAACGAACCTCCCATGGGACGTTTGCGACCGGTTTTCACCACTGGTGGAGTTCCTTGGATTGTCGACTGAATAAGTGATCCTGGTGCATTAATGGACTTGGCGATTGGAATGGTGTCTCCTGGAGCTCCAGTTCCCTGAATGCACTTTGTGTGCTCCGTGAGTTGTCTCTTGCTGGCGAAAGTCCAATTGCAACAGCCACAAGTGAACACTTGAGCCAGGTTGTGCTCATTTCTCATGTGCTCACGGATAGTCTCTTTTTGGTTAAGAGCCCGCTCGCACATCATACAAGTGTGCTCGTTGCTGTGCATCAGCTGACGATGACGGTTCAGGGAGGCACTGTGTTGGAAGTTTTGGGAGCAGGAGGAGCAGACGAATTTGCCTGGAATATAGATTAATTGCAGCTTCCAATACAAGGCAAGGCTGTgcggcattttttttgttggaaaatgagcaaaaccGGCTCATTTCAACATgataatccaatttttgtgatCTAATATTGGgttttctatctgaaaataaatttcttgtTTGTTGCAAAATGCGAAAAAGACCTTTAATAGTGCTTGAAAGTTGCAGTTTCCCGAAAGGGCGCcgtgaaacgtttttttggtAAACGGCTAGTTTCAGGCACTATTTGAGAactttttcaagctttttaacaaaaataaaaaatattttctgatagAACAACCCGTTTTCTACATTTATacattaattttcgatttaaaaagttgttgaaacaAGCCAGTTTTGcgcatttgcaaaaaaagttacaaaaaataattttttaaaaactaacctCTGAGATCTGGTCTCTTGAGCTCGGTGTCCTCCTTGCGGGTGACTGGACTGTGAATAGACGTCATGTTTAGATGAGAGTAGATTTGTCGAATGACTAACTAACTGACTGGTTAGCTGTAAAAGGACAGGCAAACGCTGCACCAAACTAATCGATAACGCGGGATGTGTTGTTCGCGTTGTGGAGAAGGGGAGAGGGGAAGAAGTAATGTTGCGGGGGGAGAGTAGGTCAAATTCAGAAAGAAGAGTCATTGATCTCACGAATTGAGGAGGCAATGCTGTGGGAAGTTGGGAGGTCAAATGCAGAAAATGATCTACCAAGTAACGCcagagaaaaataacaaaataacggtgtatttttaaaacatttttattcaaatttgatagTCATAATCATAACcgagaaaatttaaactgggaatttttaaattcaatctgaaaatattcaatagaGAAATGAGATCTTTCAATTAGAAACCGCCATTTTTTGCTACTCAGCTTGCCGTTCACATACTTGATCTCATCGCAAGTTCCCAATACCTCATGAGCCTGATCTTCATTGTTTTGGTCTGAACtgacaaagttttgaaaattcaatgtgAGAGACTTTGGATTTTGGTTGTGTATGAAGTGCTGAAAAAGGTAGGGAGATAGAATTGGTCTTGTGGGGATTCTGATGTGTTTCTAATGGGCTAAACTTCGGGCCCGGTACTagatttattccaaaaaaaaaatgttactcGGTTTTGGCTTTAACCTTTGTCTTGTTGAATATCTGATCAGAATTTGGGTTCAATTGGGTCCTATGGATACTTGCGCAGGCTTCAATGATATGAACTTTTACTCTTATAAATTAAGATCTCTGTGGAGTCGCTAAACTCTGAAAACGTCGGACGCTGTGTAAGATGACTCGCACCCACATAAGTATCATTGAACCTATAGGGATTTCAAGACTGTTTTGGATAAAAACGTCGCACTTAAGAGCCGGCAGACACAGAAACTTACATCTTTCAACAGAACCAGGTCGTCACTAGTAATTGTATGTAGTGTCGTTATCGCTTCATCAAAGCGCAAAAAATCCCGAATCGACATTGTCACTTCAATGCCATCCATTTTTATTCGTCTTGCACTTTTCCATTGCTCCATGTTTACCAATTGCTCACAATCGACTCTAGCTCCTTCATCTGAAGAGCTCAGGACTATAGTTACCAGGAATCTCGGGTCAAGGCATGACATGATAGTTGACAGGTGATTGTTCAATGGTTCCTTCCATAGTATTACATCAAAAGCTGCTACTTTCAGAAGAAACTTTCGTGATTTGAGCATTTCTCCAAAGTTGTAAAGGAATAGCTCATGAGTTCTCAGAATGTTCTCCTTTATTTCCTCGGCGCCCTGGCCCGAGTATATTGATAAAACCGAGATACGCTGCGGCCAAGACTCTAGTATAATTTCCAAATGAGCTACTGAAGTCTCAAAAAACTCCCGGCCATCTGCAAGTTCCTCAATATCATCCCACTTGATGAAGCATCCATTTGGAGTTCCTCTACTGATTAGTTCAGCAAAAGTTATGCCAGTGGCTTTTGCATAgaaggaaattttaatttcattttgttcTATTTTAATGAGTAGAGATACATCTCTGGCGGTTTGTAGTTTGGATAGTATGGCAGATAATATTTGCGATAGTTGTGAAGACGGTCTGTATACTTGCAGAAGTTATAAGTAAAACTGCACAGCGACCTAGCGCacgaattttcagccaatgaGAATCTGAAGTGTGCAGTGGGGCGCGCTTGCATTCTGCATCAAAAGTGAAACTTTGACAGTGTTTATTTCCTGTTTTTCATCGATAATTTTGGGTGAATAAGGAaatatttatcagaaaaaCACATTCCAGTAGATTTATTAAATATATCGttgtaattttcagttcaaaaaatacaaagaacgcatatttcgcttttttcctagtaaacaacaaaaaactgatGGCAGGGTGTTTATCGGAAATAAAACAAACATTATGGATCTTCTATTTTGTAAAATGCATCATAATACTTTCAAATCATggtaatttttagatttcacagaaaaatattgCTCTATTTCAATGTTTATCCtactaaatttttctcaaaatgtgtCCAATTGCTGTTATTTTTGTCCTTTTgctatgaaaattgaatttttagattgtacagtactgaaaatgagaaataattgaaaataaaaacgaaagtagggtttttcaaatttgtgccTGTTTTAGACCATTATGCTTGAAgtaatcaataaattttctcagaatattTAATAAACTACTTTAAACGTTATTATCAGAAACCGCACACTCCTCACagcttgtttttttaaaaactaaaattcaagattttggTGAATATTTACATCAAgactttcttcattttttgggaaaatgcCTAAGGCTCCGTCAATACTGGccggattttcaaaattattttttaaattgatattttaaatatttatcatTCCAAAATTGCCTGCAAAACGAagttaaatttctttttctttcaaagaCACGAGGTTCTGACTCGACCCCGCGCTCCATTGGACACTgaaatggcgggaaattttttttgaaatcgcaagaggaattttcacgcagcgcgttgaaaaagtgtatgcatttgcgcgtgacggtgtttgcacaaaatacaccgaggggtcgagccagaaccccgtgcaAAGATAGTCCATAGAAAACAACTGATTGATAGTTTCAACggtaaaaaatgaacaatgcAAGTTCGCCCCATTgcgaactttcaaaattattttgttcgCGATTCTTGCTCTAGGTCGCTGTGAACTGTAAACAACTTACATTTCACTAGCCATCTTTTGATATGAACTCTCTCCGTActatgtgcaaaaaaaataaagtaagctttcaaaaacaaatttagtaCTCCACTTTCAAAGTGTCCACTGTTCTAGTCTTCTGCGCTTCCATGATAAGAAAACTATTTTGCACATGCGATTGTCATACATTGATTTACATCCAACATAATTCAGTTATCAACAGTGATTATGTACGTGCCATGCCGTACTCGTATCAGTTTTTTACCTTCTTTGCGTAAACAGCAGCGTTTATATTTCTCATTCTTAAATTTCGTTCAGTCCGAAATTTCATTTGACTGACAAGAGTATCAATTTTATGTACTACGCAGTATACCTggcccaaaatttttatattttttataattttacttgattattttattttaaatggaaaacgttttggaaattttgtttgacCAGGCTTACTACATAtgcatttaattttattcagcTATTATTGGAACTACCGTAAGGCAACTTGGAAACATCTGCAAGAAGCATGTCACAGGATGAGTAAGTTATTGTTTAATACCAATAAAACACACCTAAAATACTTCTTTCTCAGTCTTGTCGTTAACCGGTCCCAAATCCTACAATCTTCAATAGACCAATTCGATGCGTCCCAATTTGTAGATGTTCGATTGGAAATTGGAGAAGATCAGATAAAATTGATATTGGAAACTGAAACAACTTTGGATTCTGGGGAAGTTGAGGTGAAAAATGTGTGGATTGCTTATAGAGAAAGAGACAATGGATGCGTGATTGAGAATCATGACCAACAAGAGTTTGTGGACCGCCTGGAGTTTTTTGATGTTTCCGTTTTGCACCTGGAGCATGCACTTAGTACTATGGATGTGCTCAAGAAGTTCTCCTTGATTTCGgttgaaaaatcacaagacAAAAAAATACCCACCGACCAGGATCTTCggacaaattcaattttcttagaaattcTGAGCAGAATGTTGGCATCTCGACAGAAACCACTGAAAGCTCACATTTTTGAAGTACACTTATGGCAGGAACCATTCAACAATCACGCTGCAATCATAATGTCATATTTGAAACCTCAATTCCTATATTCAATAATCCTGAGCACTCCTATGCCGGGAATTTATTTGAATCTGAGCACTTTCGTTGCATTGGAGCAGTGGCTCAATGGAAAGGAATTTAGgatgataaattttttgacataCTTGGAACTTGAtgctttttttcattttacgaCGATAAAACTAGGAATGTACCACGGAACATATGAGAAGTTGactgaactgaaaaatgttgagttATTTTCAAGGTCGGAAAGTAAACTGAAATTATCAGTTTCAGCATTTCTTGAAACACGAAACGCCGGAATATTTCGAATTGAATTACCCAGAAAGTTTTGATAACTATCGTTTAGTGAAAAGCAGCGACATGTCCAGAAAACGTGAGCATGTAAAGTACAAACCGAACGGAGATCTGCACAGCATGACATGGTACTTTCCTGTTGGAGATGGTGAAGAACTTGATGTTCTCGTTAAATATCGACCAGAAGGGAAAATGGGAcaccattttttg
This is a stretch of genomic DNA from Caenorhabditis elegans chromosome V. It encodes these proteins:
- the fbxa-134 gene encoding DUF38 domain-containing protein (Predicted); translation: MASEIPSSQLSQILSAILSKLQTARDVSLLIKIEQNEIKISFYAKATGITFAELISRGTPNGCFIKWDDIEELADGREFFETSVAHLEIILESWPQRISVLSIYSGQGAEEIKENILRTHELFLYNFGEMLKSRKFLLKVAAFDVILWKEPLNNHLSTIMSCLDPRFLVTIVLSSSDEGARVDCEQLVNMEQWKSARRIKMDGIEVTMSIRDFLRFDEAITTLHTITSDDLVLLKDHFIHNQNPKSLTLNFQNFVSSDQNNEDQAHEVLGTCDEIKYVNGKLSSKKWRFLIERSHFSIEYFQIEFKNSQFKFSRL
- the skr-5 gene encoding Skp1-related protein (Confirmed by transcript evidence), which translates into the protein MSSEEQDVKIVTSDDVEFIVSPKIANQSKLLADFVVLNQREPIPLKNVTSEIFKKVIEWCEYHAEDIPKPPDNVEEKRTDDIGEWDVEFLKVDKGTLFELVLAATYLDIKGLFNVTCKSIANSIKGKSPEEIRAVFNLGNETNME
- the lsy-27 gene encoding Zinc finger protein lsy-27 (Confirmed by transcript evidence), translating into MTSIHSPVTRKEDTELKRPDLRGKFVCSSCSQNFQHSASLNRHRQLMHSNEHTCMMCERALNQKETIREHMRNEHNLAQVFTCGCCNWTFASKRQLTEHTKCIQGTGAPGDTIPIAKSINAPGSLIQSTIQGTPPVVKTGRKRPMGGSLSPSSSVSTSISSRDASGSPPPTEEEAERKVLFDNAVDTILQSKFFTYQQITEVDTWVKIIESANTLADTLQRIKKSQKVKAEGPAVESKMIPEKHVKQEIE
- the lsy-27 gene encoding Zinc finger protein lsy-27 (Confirmed by transcript evidence) — translated: MHSNEHTCMMCERALNQKETIREHMRNEHNLAQVFTCGCCNWTFASKRQLTEHTKCIQGTGAPGDTIPIAKSINAPGSLIQSTIQGTPPVVKTGRKRPMGGSLSPSSSVSTSISSRDASGSPPPTEEEAERKVLFDNAVDTILQSKFFTYQQITEVDTWVKIIESANTLADTLQRIKKSQKVKAEGPAVESKMIPEKHVKQEIE